The following coding sequences are from one Salvia hispanica cultivar TCC Black 2014 chromosome 3, UniMelb_Shisp_WGS_1.0, whole genome shotgun sequence window:
- the LOC125213416 gene encoding uncharacterized protein LOC125213416, whose protein sequence is MERTDGGDDQASGWMQVKKKHRSNLKFSLHGWVEGLSGKQRFSKPNNQISIAKKSESSSSATNQRDNKGKDCAVRDRERDSSKATEPASISTDDGAVQRCLDGDSVNATKHTSSSNGNVAINHYLDKRVVSQSNEDLGSSHLAAKSNADPSHKVVVSQGSTHKDNVLPQIKWGDLDERTLKHYGKASGAEFESVGVKNSNLVSVKVDDTSECLPCIVPVDPDETKSDRDHCLPEPHSSSLRTVSVEETDKEVNEVSSEDVKDQITSERIVGQSTSISGSNFEHEHVKPDNEVPCSSSGENGACRDNKETERAKSANVSVAHLLDSATSSRTIDEAKSEESILAVPIEESSNKKSEANSDGLLDAQNADAVASVEVGESKERFRERLWCFLFENLNRAVDELYLLCELECDLEQMKEASLVLEEAALDFRELNSRVETFEKSKRSSSHGADGSPLVLQSDHRRPHALSWEVRRMTTSPHRAEILSSSLEAFRKIQRERTSERSHNSMNPGSDCQSCNLGTRDIVDLEKYIKKDDLVSGSKESTVKVADNMTGVSVTAQHLNKEKKNHDSKPGSGALKLHQKEGSIPYVNGKSKTPTENNTAEKNMKLADPLRRPVPEREREKRNGFSGKSMDAWKEKRNWEDILAIPHRVSSRFSYSPGLSRKSTERVRVLHDKLMSPEKKKKSALDLKKDAEEKHARATRIRAQLEHERVQRLQRTSEKLSRVSEWQTVRSNKLRESMYARHQRSESRHEAYIAQVVRRAGDETSKVNEVRFITSLNEENKKHILRKKLHDSELRRAEKLQVIKTKQKEDMAREEAVLERKRIIEAEKLQRLAETQRRKEEAQVRREEERKASSAAREAKAIEHMRRKEIRAKARQEEAELLAQKLAERLSESEQRRKFYLEQIRERASMDFRDQSSPLLRRFASKEGQAQVRSAAYSNGDDNLTNDSSFPSGTSIVNGEALQHSLKKRIKKIRQRLMSLKHEFPEPSAALESCSLGYRTAVGTARRKVGRWLQDLQKLRQARKDGAANFGLITAEIIKYLEGKDAELQASRQAGLLDFIASALPASHTSKPEACQVTIYLLRLLKVVLATPANKCYFLVQNLLPPLIPMLATALENYIKMAASSNLPGPTNIVSSKVLNGNLESISEIVDGFLWTIAAIVDHVSCNEYQLQMQDGLIELVIAYQIIHRLRDLFALYDRPQVEGSPFPSSILLGINLLTVLTSKFKGSYSIDWDSFPNDIMQGNKLGEREFSGPADLQHESSMDVTPSLPTGDLPADSLDVPEGKKDGCSNIEVTDSQVPECDTSLDVDRVASKDAMDDSAGPLVDKYQCEDSNKCVGNSAELKNRNGPEAKQPAVFLLAAMSETGLVCLPSMLTAVLLQGNNRLSPEQSSYVLPSNFEEVATGVLKVLNNLALIDISFIQKMLAQPDLKMEFFHLMSFILSHCTSNWGVANDKIGTLLLESLALLGYFALFHSENQAVLRWGKSPTILHKVCDLPFVFFSDPELMPALAGTLVAASYGCEQNKAVIQQELSMDMLLPSLKSCKSNSNQCGPLSAEDAGELLSRTGVERKAQADTSQKSNRSNPRNARLVPQRGGGGVNTRGLKSRNIRDSKLVKVSEEMQTGAAQSASETSTLMLHSRFPVSFVGKAEEFFTAEVNTSNGELV, encoded by the exons ATGGAGAGGACTGATGGTGGGGATGATCAGGCTTCTGGATGGATGCAAGTGAAAAAg aaacACAGAAGCAATTTGAAGTTCTCATTACATGGTTGGGTTGAAGGGCTGTCTGGAAAACAGAGGTTTAGCAAgccaaataatcaaatatcaatTGCTAAAAAATCGGAGAGTAGCTCAAGTGCAACGAAccaaagagataataaaggtAAAGATTGTGCTGTGCGTGATCGTGAGCGTGACAGCAGCAAGGCTACAGAGCCCGCTTCTATCTCTACTGATGATGGGGCAGTTCAACGTTGCCTTGATGGTGACAGCGTTAATGCTACCAAACACACCTCGAGTTCTAATGGGAATGTGGCAATTAATCATTACCTTGACAAACGTGTTGTCAGTCAAAGCAATGAAGATTTAGGTTCTTCTCATTTGGCCGCTAAAAGTAATGCAGATCCTAGTCATAAAGTAGTCGTCAGTCAAGGAAGTACCCACAAAGATAATGTCCTTCCACAAATAAAATGGGGGGATTTGGATGAGAGAACTCTCAAACACTACGGAAAAGCTTCCGGAGCTGAATTTGAGTCTGTGGGAGTCAAAAATAGCAATTTGGTCTCTGTGAAGGTTGATGATACTTCTGAGTGTCTTCCCTGCATCGTTCCAGTTGATCCCGATGAGACGAAATCTGATAGGGATCATTGTCTTCCAGAACCCCATTCTTCATCTCTGAGGACTGTATCTGTTGAAGAAACTGATAAGGAGGTGAATGAAGTATCTTCAGAAGACGTTAAAGATCAAATTACTAGTGAGAGAATAGTTGGTCAGAGTACTTCTATTTCGGGCTCTAATTTCGAACACGAGCATGTCAAGCCAGATAATGAGGTGCCCTGCAGTTCATCTGGAGAAAACGGTGCCTGCAGAGACAACAAAGAGACAGAAAGGGCCAAATCAGCTAATGTTTCAGTTGCGCATCTTTTGGATTCGGCTACAAGTAGTCGGACAATTGATGAAGCTAAAAGTGAAGAATCTATATTGGCAGTTCCAATTGAAGAATCGAGcaataaaaaaagtgaagCAAACTCTGATGGTCTTCTAGATGCCCAGAATGCAGATGCTGTTGCTTCAGTCGAGGTGGGTGAAAGCAAAGAAAGATTCAGAGAACGTCTTTGGTGCTTTCTCTTTGAAAACCTCAATAGGGCTGTAGATGAGCTCTATCTTCTCTGTGAACTTGAATGCGATCTTGAGCAAATGAAAGAAGCTAGTCTTGTTCTTGAAGAAGCTGCATTAGACTTTAGAGAATTAAATAGCAGAGTAGAAACTTTTGAGAAATCAAAAAGATCCTCGTCTCATGGGGCTGATGGGAGTCCATTGGTTTTGCAGTCCGATCATCGCAGACCACATGCCCTCTCATGGGAG GTCCGTCGAATGACTACTTCACCACACAGGGCAGAAATTTTGTCTTCATCTCTTGAAGCTTTCCGCAAAATACAGCGAGAGAGAACAAGTGAACGTTCCCACAACTCTATGAATCCGGGGTCTGATTGTCAGAGTTGTAACTTAGGAACAAGGGATATTGTGGACTTGGAGAAGTACATTAAAAAAGATGATTTGGTGAGTGGCTCTAAAGAATCAACAGTGAAGGTGGCCGACAACATGACTGGTGTATCAGTTACAGCTCAGCatctaaataaagaaaagaaaaaccaCGATTCAAAGCCAGGTTCTGGGGCATTGAAATTACATCAAAAAGAAGGTTCTATTCCCTACGTTAATGGAAAGAGCAAAACTCCAACAGAGAACAACACTGCTgagaaaaatatgaagttgGCTGATCCGTTGAGAAGACCTGTTCCTGAAAGAGAAAGGGAGAAGAGAAATGGATTTTCAGGGAAGTCCATGGATGCTTggaaagagaagagaaattGGGAGGACATACTTGCGATCCCACATCGTGTGTCTTCCCGCTTCTCATATTCACCTGGCTTAAGCAGGAAAAGCACTGAGCGGGTTCGTGTTCTGCatgataaacttatgtctcctgagaaaaagaaaaaatctgCTCTTGATCTAAAAAAAGATGCTGAAGAGAAACATGCTCGTGCCACCAGAATCAGAGCTCAACTTGAGCACGAGAGAGTGCAAAGGCTTCAACGTACATCGGAGAAACTGAGCCGTGTAAGTGAATGGCAAACTGTGCGCAGCAATAAGTTGCGAGAGTCAATGTATGCTCGCCATCAACGTAGTGAATCCAGACATGAAGCTTATATAGCTCAGGTTGTGAGAAGAGCTGGCGATGAGACCAGTAAAGTTAATGAGGTACGTTTTATCACCTCACTGaatgaagagaataaaaagcACATATTGCGCAAGAAGCTTCATGATTCCGAGTTGAGGAGAGCAGAGAAGCTTCAGGTAATAAAAACTAAACAGAAAGAGGACATGGCCAGGGAAGAGGCTGTTTTGGAACGTAAAAGGATCATCGAAGCTGAGAAGTTGCAGCGCCTTGCAGAAACTCAGCGAAGAAAGGAAGAGGCTCAAGTTAGAAGGGAAGAAGAGAGGAAAGCCTCAAGCGCTGCTCGTGAAGCCAAGGCTATAGAACACATGAGGAGGAAAGAGATCCGAGCCAAAGCGCGGCAGGAGGAAGCTGAACTCTTGGCTCAGAAATTAGCTGAAAGACTCAGTGAAAGCGAACAGAGGCGGAAATTTTATCTAGAACAAATTCGAGAAAGAGCATCTATGGATTTTAGGGACCAGTCTTCGCCTTTACTGAGACGGTTTGCAAGTAAAGAAGGCCAAGCCCAAGTTCGGTCAGCTGCTTACAGCAATGGAGATGATAATCTTACCAATGATAGTAGTTTCCCATCTGGTACTAGTATTGTAAATGGTGAGGCGTTGCAACACTCGCTAAAGaagagaattaaaaaaatacgtCAAAGGCTAATGTctctaaaacatgaatttccCGAGCCTTCAGCTGCACTTGAAAGTTGTAGTCTTGGTTATAGGACTGCTGTTGGAACTGCAAGGAGAAAAGTCGGTAGGTGGCTTCAGGATTTGCAAAAGCTTCGCCAAGCAAGAAAAGATGGTGCTGCTAATTTTGGACTGATAACTGCTGAAATTATCAAG TATCTGGAGGGAAAGGATGCTGAATTGCAGGCTTCTCGACAAGCCGGCCTGCTTGATTTTATTGCTTCCGCCCTTCCTGCTTCTCACACGTCCAAACCCGAAGCTTGCCAGGTTACTATATATCTTTTAAGGCTTTTGAAGGTAGTGCTGGCAACGCCGGCAAACAAATGCTATTTTCTTGTCCAGAATCTTTTGCCCCCACTTATTCCAATGTTGGCAACCGCCCTTGAGAACTATATCAAGATGGCGGCATCATCAAATCTTCCTGGTCCAACTAATATCGTGTCAAGTAAAGTGTTGAATGGAAATTTGGAGTCAATTTCTGAAATTGTGGATGGTTTCCTGTGGACTATTGCAGCAATTGTTGATCATGTTAGCTGTAACGAGTACCAACTGCAGATGCAGGATGGTTTGATAGAGCTTGTTATTGCATACCAAATTATTCACCGGTTAAGAGATCTTTTTGCGCTTTATGATAGACCTCAGGTGGAAGGTTCTCCTTTCCCTTCATCTATTCTCCTaggtattaatttattgacaGTTCTGacttcaaaattcaaaggGTCATACTCGATAGACTGGGATTCTTTTCCAAATGATATAATGCAAGGAAATAAACTCGGGGAGAGAGAATTTTCTGGGCCAGCTGATTTACAACATGAATCTAGTATGGATGTCACACCCTCTTTGCCAACTGGCGATTTACCGGCAGATTCTCTGGATGTGCCAGAGGGTAAAAAAGATGGATGTTCAAATATTGAGGTGACCGATAGTCAAGTTCCTGAATGTGATACCTCTCTTGATGTTGATCGCGTTGCTTCTAAAGATGCCATGGATGATTCAGCTGGACCTCTGGTAGATAAGTATCAGTGTGAGGACAGCAATAAATGTGTAGGTAACAGTGCTGAgctaaaaaatagaaacggCCCCGAAGCAAAGCAGCCTGCTGTGTTTCTTCTTGCGGCAATGTCCGAGACTGGCTTAGTATGTCTTCCTTCCATGTTAACAGCAGTGCTATTGCAGGGAAATAACCGATTATCTCCTGAACAG AGCTCGTACGTGCTTCCATCTAATTTTGAGGAAGTAGCGACTGGAGTTCTGAAGGTCTTGAACAATCTGGCTCTGATAGATATATCTTTCATCCAGAAAATGCTG GCTCAACCAGATCTTAAAATGGAGTTCTTTCACTTGATGagttttattctttctcattGCACAAGCAACTGGGGAGTCGCCAATGATAAG ATTGGAACCCTCTTGCTGGAATCTTTGGCACTTCTTGGTTATTTTGCGTTATTCCACTCCGAAAATCAAGCCGTCCTACGCTGGGGAAAGAGTCCTACGATTCTTCACAAG GTTTGCGATTTGCCCTTCGTGTTCTTCAGCGATCCGGAGCTGATGCCTGCTTTAGCCGGCACATTAGTAGCTGCCTCATACGGATGTGAACAGAACAAGGCCGTTATTCAGCAGGAGCTCAGTATGGACATGCTCCTCCCGTCACTCAAGTCGTGCAAAAGCAATTCAAACCAGTGTGGCCCGTTGTCAGCCGAGGATGCTGGTGAACTTCTGAGTCGGACCGGTGTTGAAAGAAAAGCTCAAGCTGACACATCTCAGAAATCCAACCGGAGCAATCCAAGAAATGCTCGTCTCGTTCCCCAGAGAGGCGGTGGTGGTGTTAACACGAGAGGTCTGAAGTCGAGAAACATTAGAGACAGCAAACTGGTGAAGGTTAGTGAAGAAATGCAGACGGGTGCTGCTCAATCTGCTTCGGAAACTTCCACGTTGATGCTGCACTCGAGGTTCCCGGTAAGCTTCGTCGGGAAAGCAGAAGAGTTTTTTACAGCAGAGGTTAATACAAGCAACGGTGAATTAGTTTGA